Proteins encoded together in one Luteimonas fraxinea window:
- a CDS encoding TonB-dependent receptor plug domain-containing protein: protein MPRSSRLAAAVLAALVVPAAVSAQTPATGEARTLNTVTVTGSNIRRAEAEGSNPVQVIDAEELATSGKVTVADVLRSISANTGNATNETSNSGWASGSAGIGLRGLSQKNTLVLLNGRRLANYGFPAGGLSDTFVNLNALPLVAVERIEVLKDGASAVYGSDAVAGVVNIITRQNFQGLEVGGSYGTSDEGGLDTRRARLVGGIGDLDTDGYNLLVSVEAYDRERLDQDQRDLTASGIYSDLPGGRWNGWSAKGARFLVGGRSVPFLDAAGNCPEGMTLTPSAPIDGLAGDTCAINLAPYTTLIPSTERYQAFVNGTVRLTDDVDLFGEALVSQIRGASIFGSSPYFTLEGGRFALNAQTGLAEPVSNLLPAGNPYNPYGVPTQIEYTFFDLGQSLKTNRSDSFRILGGARGRGERFDWEFTGFFAKSTEEETVAGGFANRWPLAQSLADGSLNLHEPGATAPAVLDAIRLSTVREAQSSLHGFDFKFNGDLFDLPAGPVGFAAGIEARTESLTSRNPWQIDAGLQVRPAIAAVDGERDVAALYAEFNVPIVKGLDLQLAGRGDDYSDFGSAFSPKAGIRWQALDTLLVRASASRGFRAPSLSENSASTNISYGSVVDPFDPDIAGSRQSPTFFTVGNTELDPERTKSYNVGFVVSPWADTSLSLDWYRIELDNLIGTNNSTTIVQNNDPADVIRDARGKLVAVYNRYQNLTALKTSGLDAEFNQTFRTGAGDFRIASVYTHVLDYSRPQVVGGPLVDYAGSNLGPSLPRNKLTSRFGWSTGDFETALTWYRTGGYDQKASVAATAVQSRVDAYDQLDLYAGWSGIEGLTLYAKVDNLLDEEPPHDASFPGIRAPYDFSQYDLRGRYFQVGFDYRF, encoded by the coding sequence ATGCCACGATCCTCGCGTCTCGCCGCCGCCGTTCTGGCGGCCCTCGTTGTCCCCGCTGCGGTATCGGCGCAAACGCCGGCGACCGGTGAGGCGCGCACGCTCAACACGGTCACGGTGACCGGCTCCAACATCCGCCGCGCGGAAGCCGAGGGCAGCAATCCGGTGCAGGTCATCGACGCCGAGGAACTGGCGACCTCGGGCAAGGTCACCGTCGCCGACGTGCTGCGCTCGATCTCGGCCAACACCGGCAACGCGACCAACGAGACCAGCAACAGCGGCTGGGCCTCGGGCTCGGCGGGCATCGGCCTGCGCGGGCTGTCGCAGAAGAACACGCTGGTGCTGCTCAACGGCCGGCGCCTGGCGAACTACGGCTTCCCGGCCGGCGGCCTGTCGGACACCTTCGTCAATCTCAACGCGTTGCCGCTGGTCGCGGTCGAGCGCATCGAAGTGCTCAAGGACGGCGCGTCGGCGGTCTACGGATCGGACGCGGTCGCGGGCGTGGTCAACATCATCACCCGGCAGAACTTCCAGGGGCTGGAAGTCGGCGGCAGCTACGGCACGTCGGACGAAGGCGGCCTCGACACGCGCCGCGCACGACTGGTCGGCGGCATCGGCGATCTCGACACCGACGGCTACAACCTGCTGGTCAGCGTCGAAGCCTACGACCGCGAACGCCTCGACCAGGACCAGCGCGACCTCACCGCGTCCGGCATCTACAGCGATCTGCCCGGCGGGCGCTGGAACGGCTGGTCGGCGAAGGGCGCGCGCTTCCTCGTCGGCGGCCGCTCGGTGCCGTTCCTCGACGCCGCGGGCAACTGCCCCGAAGGCATGACGCTGACGCCGAGCGCGCCGATCGACGGACTCGCCGGCGACACCTGCGCGATCAACCTCGCGCCCTACACCACGCTGATTCCGTCGACCGAGCGCTACCAGGCCTTCGTCAACGGCACCGTGCGCCTGACCGACGACGTCGACCTGTTCGGCGAAGCGCTGGTCAGCCAGATCCGCGGCGCGTCGATCTTCGGCTCCAGCCCGTACTTCACCCTCGAAGGCGGCCGCTTCGCGCTCAACGCGCAGACCGGGCTCGCCGAGCCGGTGTCGAACCTGCTGCCGGCCGGCAATCCCTACAACCCCTACGGCGTGCCGACGCAGATCGAATACACGTTCTTCGATCTCGGCCAGTCGCTGAAGACCAACCGCTCCGATTCGTTCCGCATCCTCGGCGGCGCGCGCGGCCGCGGCGAACGCTTCGACTGGGAATTCACCGGCTTCTTCGCCAAGAGCACCGAAGAGGAGACCGTCGCCGGCGGCTTCGCCAACCGCTGGCCGCTGGCGCAGTCGCTGGCCGATGGTTCCTTGAACCTGCACGAGCCCGGCGCGACCGCGCCGGCGGTGCTCGATGCGATCCGCCTGTCGACGGTGCGCGAGGCGCAGTCGTCGCTGCACGGCTTCGACTTCAAGTTCAACGGTGATCTGTTCGATCTGCCGGCCGGCCCGGTCGGGTTCGCCGCCGGCATCGAGGCGCGCACCGAATCGCTGACCTCACGCAATCCATGGCAGATCGACGCCGGCCTGCAGGTGCGTCCTGCGATCGCTGCGGTCGACGGCGAGCGTGACGTCGCTGCGCTCTACGCCGAGTTCAACGTGCCGATCGTCAAGGGTCTGGACCTGCAGCTCGCCGGTCGCGGCGACGACTACAGCGATTTCGGCAGCGCCTTCTCGCCCAAGGCCGGCATTCGCTGGCAGGCGCTCGACACCCTGCTGGTGCGCGCCTCGGCGTCGCGTGGGTTCCGCGCGCCGTCGCTGTCGGAGAACTCGGCCTCGACCAACATCTCCTACGGCAGCGTCGTCGATCCTTTCGATCCCGACATCGCCGGCTCGCGCCAGAGCCCGACCTTCTTCACCGTCGGCAACACCGAACTCGATCCCGAACGCACGAAGTCCTACAACGTCGGCTTCGTCGTCTCGCCTTGGGCCGACACGAGTCTGTCGCTGGACTGGTACCGCATCGAACTCGACAACCTGATCGGCACCAACAATTCGACGACGATCGTGCAGAACAACGATCCCGCCGATGTGATCCGCGACGCGCGCGGCAAGCTGGTCGCCGTCTACAACCGCTACCAGAACCTCACCGCGCTCAAGACCTCGGGCCTGGACGCGGAGTTCAACCAGACCTTCCGCACCGGCGCGGGCGACTTCAGGATCGCCAGCGTCTACACCCACGTGCTCGACTACAGCCGTCCGCAGGTCGTCGGTGGTCCGCTGGTCGATTACGCCGGCAGCAACCTCGGCCCGTCGCTGCCGCGCAACAAGCTGACCTCGCGCTTCGGCTGGTCGACCGGCGATTTCGAAACCGCGCTGACCTGGTACCGCACCGGCGGCTATGACCAGAAGGCGAGCGTCGCGGCGACCGCGGTGCAGTCGCGCGTCGATGCCTACGACCAGCTCGATCTCTACGCCGGCTGGTCGGGCATCGAGGGCCTGACGCTGTACGCCAAGGTCGACAACCTCCTGGATGAAGAACCGCCGCACGACGCCTCGTTCCCCGGGATTCGCGCGCCGTATGACTTCAGCCAGTACGACCTGCGTGGGCGGTATTTCCAGGTGGGGTTCGATTACCGGTTCTGA
- a CDS encoding M14 family zinc carboxypeptidase, which translates to MLRFPSSRRLLLTALLLLPFAVSAQTAYYFPDAAPDSHDPAIPTPEQFLGYPIGTHYTRHDRIVDYLRELERLSDRVHVEEIGRSYEERPLLAVLVTSPANQARREQLRAAHATLADPDAPAVDPAQVPVVVGLYYSVHGNETSSGEAMVLTAWHLAASKDPDVTRWLDNAIVLIDPAQNPDGRDRAANWHNAWKSNPAIADPLDKEHVEPFPNGRSNHYFTDLNRDWLAVSQRETRAKLDVFHAWLPNIQIDFHEMGSGSTYYFEPSPSSMHSPLLPQASYDWNVTLARYHAQALDSLGSLYYTKENFDNFSPVYGSTYPDFHGGVGVTVEQASSRGLVQDTANGPLEFRFTIRNQLAVGLATIRGAVEEHAGLFELQKDFFRSAREQGRRNAHSAYVFGDSADATTSRRLLDLLLTHRIQVHALDAALTVDGRTYSPGSAWVVPAAQPQFRLVHSIFEETPDTGGGVYGSTSYAIAHAYGLRNDRLRRAPRLGAAVTQVPALDTGVRGETAYAWAIDWRDLGAQRVLADLLTQNVRVRTAFSPFTTRTAAGETAFGEGTLVIPVAGQTLDVAALRAAIDTAARNAGVVAHGLASGQSVSGIDLGSDGIRAVRKPAIALVMGEGVNATEIGSTWFALSERLQYPATRLDPAQLGRVPLGSYTSIVLAGGRYDDLPEPTVAALKRWVEAGGSLVTFGSAARWAQSKGLTGAAPAPAAKDAPASTERLDFASRRDTLAEQRSAGNLVSVDVDTTHPLAFGVPQRANFVHKETDVTLAPLPDAFANVVRIDDDPLVNGYLGADLRAALAGTVWAQVARVGSGNVVLFADDPAHRKYWLGTERMLVNALFFADQLAPAPPRR; encoded by the coding sequence ATGCTTCGATTTCCATCCTCGCGCCGCCTGTTACTGACTGCGTTGCTCCTGCTGCCGTTCGCCGTATCCGCACAGACCGCTTACTACTTCCCCGATGCTGCGCCGGATTCGCACGACCCCGCGATCCCCACGCCCGAGCAGTTCCTCGGCTATCCGATCGGCACGCACTACACGCGTCACGACCGCATCGTCGATTATCTGCGTGAACTCGAACGGCTGTCGGACCGCGTGCATGTCGAGGAGATCGGGCGCAGCTACGAAGAACGTCCGCTGCTCGCGGTGCTGGTGACGTCACCGGCGAACCAGGCGCGCCGCGAACAGCTGCGCGCCGCGCACGCGACGCTGGCCGATCCCGATGCACCGGCCGTCGATCCGGCGCAGGTGCCGGTCGTCGTCGGTCTGTACTACAGCGTGCACGGCAACGAGACCTCGAGCGGCGAAGCGATGGTGCTGACGGCCTGGCATCTGGCGGCGAGCAAGGATCCCGACGTCACGCGCTGGCTCGACAACGCGATCGTGCTGATCGATCCGGCGCAGAACCCCGACGGCCGCGACCGCGCGGCGAACTGGCACAACGCGTGGAAGTCGAATCCGGCGATCGCCGATCCGCTCGACAAGGAACACGTCGAACCGTTCCCCAACGGCCGCAGCAACCACTATTTCACCGATCTCAACCGCGATTGGCTGGCGGTGAGCCAGCGCGAGACGCGCGCCAAGCTCGACGTGTTCCATGCGTGGCTGCCGAACATCCAGATCGACTTCCACGAAATGGGTTCGGGCAGCACGTATTACTTCGAACCCTCGCCGAGCAGCATGCACAGCCCGCTGCTGCCGCAGGCGTCCTACGACTGGAACGTTACGCTGGCGCGCTACCACGCACAGGCGCTCGACAGCCTGGGTTCGCTCTATTACACGAAGGAAAATTTCGACAACTTCTCGCCGGTCTACGGCTCGACCTATCCGGATTTCCACGGCGGTGTAGGCGTGACCGTCGAGCAGGCGAGTTCGCGCGGTCTGGTGCAGGACACCGCGAACGGCCCGCTGGAATTCCGCTTCACGATCCGCAACCAGCTGGCCGTGGGCCTGGCGACGATCCGCGGCGCGGTCGAAGAACATGCGGGGCTGTTCGAGCTGCAGAAGGACTTCTTCCGCTCGGCGCGCGAGCAGGGCCGACGCAACGCGCACTCGGCCTACGTGTTCGGTGACTCGGCCGATGCGACGACATCGCGACGTCTGCTCGATCTGCTGCTGACCCATCGCATCCAGGTGCATGCGCTCGACGCGGCGCTGACCGTCGACGGTCGTACCTATTCCCCCGGCAGCGCCTGGGTGGTGCCGGCCGCGCAGCCGCAGTTCCGGCTGGTGCATTCGATCTTCGAGGAAACGCCCGACACCGGCGGCGGCGTCTACGGCAGCACCTCGTATGCGATCGCGCATGCCTACGGTCTGCGCAACGATCGTCTGCGTCGCGCCCCACGACTCGGCGCGGCCGTGACGCAGGTGCCGGCACTCGACACCGGCGTGCGCGGCGAGACCGCGTATGCCTGGGCGATCGACTGGCGTGATCTCGGCGCGCAACGCGTGCTCGCCGACCTGCTGACGCAGAACGTGCGCGTGCGCACCGCGTTCTCGCCGTTCACCACGCGCACCGCAGCCGGCGAGACCGCATTCGGCGAAGGCACGCTGGTGATTCCGGTGGCCGGTCAGACGCTGGATGTCGCTGCTCTGCGAGCCGCCATCGATACCGCCGCGCGCAACGCCGGCGTCGTCGCCCACGGGCTTGCCAGCGGACAGAGTGTGTCCGGCATCGATCTGGGCAGCGACGGTATCCGCGCGGTGCGCAAGCCTGCGATCGCGCTGGTGATGGGCGAAGGGGTCAACGCGACCGAGATCGGCTCGACCTGGTTCGCGCTCAGCGAACGCCTGCAATATCCGGCGACGCGACTTGATCCCGCGCAGCTCGGGCGTGTACCGCTCGGCAGCTACACCAGCATCGTGTTGGCCGGCGGCCGCTACGACGATCTGCCCGAGCCCACCGTCGCCGCACTCAAGCGCTGGGTCGAGGCCGGCGGTTCGCTGGTGACCTTCGGCAGCGCCGCACGCTGGGCGCAGTCCAAGGGCCTGACCGGTGCCGCGCCCGCACCGGCCGCGAAGGACGCACCGGCATCGACGGAACGTCTCGACTTCGCGTCGCGCCGCGACACGCTGGCCGAACAGCGCAGCGCCGGCAATCTGGTCTCGGTCGATGTCGACACCACGCATCCGCTCGCCTTCGGCGTGCCGCAGCGCGCGAATTTCGTCCACAAGGAAACCGACGTGACGCTGGCGCCATTGCCCGACGCGTTCGCCAACGTCGTGCGCATCGACGACGACCCGCTGGTCAACGGCTACCTCGGCGCCGACCTGCGCGCCGCACTGGCCGGCACCGTCTGGGCGCAGGTGGCGCGCGTGGGCAGCGGCAACGTGGTGCTGTTCGCCGACGATCCGGCGCACCGCAAGTACTGGCTCGGCACCGAACGCATGCTGGTCAATGCGCTGTTCTTCGCCGATCAACTGGCGCCGGCGCCGCCGCGGCGCTGA
- a CDS encoding LysR substrate-binding domain-containing protein has translation MTLTQLRSFIAIVDCGHNVTLAAQRLHATQSGVSKQLAQLEAALGMTLFVRRARALTGLTEAGAQVLAHARRLLAESANIQALSDNLRRERHGVLRIATTHTQARHALPPALQALEREWPEVAVHVVPGEDSDGLQALIDGHVDLALLSGTGAPPAGCIAVPLYRWRRRVVVPAGHPLSQLQRPLRLDDLTGRRLVSYASSQLASSSLQRAFAQRGLQADVAVTARDGDLIQAYTRAGLGIGIVAEMALDPRDDLVVPPIEPDLLPSCTTWLLLHPARVLRDFGFALLAALAPQHAVVDLRRLIADDQPLPEPAPDWQAWRVATRIARPVASTAIATAR, from the coding sequence ATGACCCTGACCCAGCTGCGCAGCTTCATCGCGATCGTCGACTGCGGCCACAACGTGACCCTCGCCGCGCAACGGCTGCATGCCACGCAGTCGGGCGTGTCCAAGCAACTGGCGCAGCTGGAAGCCGCGCTCGGCATGACCCTGTTCGTGCGCCGTGCGCGTGCACTGACCGGCCTGACCGAAGCCGGCGCGCAGGTGCTGGCGCATGCGCGCCGGCTGCTTGCCGAGTCGGCCAACATCCAGGCGCTGTCGGACAACCTGCGCCGCGAACGCCACGGCGTGCTGCGCATCGCGACCACCCACACCCAGGCGCGCCACGCATTGCCGCCGGCGTTGCAGGCGCTGGAACGCGAATGGCCCGAGGTCGCGGTGCATGTCGTGCCCGGCGAGGATTCCGACGGCCTGCAGGCACTGATCGACGGCCACGTCGATCTCGCACTGCTCAGTGGCACCGGCGCGCCGCCCGCTGGTTGCATCGCCGTGCCGCTGTACCGCTGGCGTCGCCGCGTGGTGGTGCCGGCCGGACATCCGCTGTCGCAACTGCAGCGTCCGTTGCGGCTCGACGATCTGACCGGGCGGCGGCTGGTGAGTTACGCGTCGAGCCAGCTGGCGAGTTCTTCCTTGCAGCGCGCGTTCGCGCAGCGCGGACTGCAGGCCGATGTCGCAGTCACCGCGCGCGATGGCGATCTGATCCAGGCGTATACCCGTGCCGGGCTCGGGATCGGCATCGTCGCGGAGATGGCGCTGGATCCGCGCGACGATCTGGTGGTGCCGCCGATCGAACCCGATCTGCTGCCGTCGTGCACCACGTGGCTGCTGCTGCATCCCGCGCGCGTGCTGCGCGACTTCGGCTTCGCCCTGCTCGCAGCGCTCGCGCCGCAGCACGCGGTCGTCGATCTGCGACGCCTGATCGCCGACGACCAGCCGCTGCCGGAGCCCGCACCCGACTGGCAGGCGTGGCGCGTCGCCACCCGCATCGCACGACCGGTTGCATCGACGGCCATCGCCACAGCACGCTGA
- a CDS encoding mechanosensitive ion channel domain-containing protein produces the protein MSVALRFACVLLASLALAQPLAARAPLLAGAAAITTTPDPAPIDPAAAAATAAVDVADIPAQADVDQRLAERIQAAATEAGAASPADAYARRLAVIEASVEDPFWRFTSAEMRTLPIPRLESLSRHWTFQARRLAQWQDDLRQSASHQAGDAAGLAARRAAWETTAAAGQELPAALRQRVDEVVIELAQAEAALSDPLARLIALGRRGNAVDAGIATARSRVRDAVAAYDARLLRIDAPPLWRLHAGNVAPTADTGDVIRSGLEIESRFAAEYAQGDAISGLRALQTLLLCSLPLLLWLAWRSRAPIKTGQVSHTEATVLSRPLSCWLLLVVIGVFVFQPDAPMLTHQFALLAAVVPVLRLLPVSRRRLLGMAPYVASALFLLLRFGFVFLSSAVAYRLYILALALLGLAAAGWLLWRAHRHGHVAHTGRTGQVLRASVHVGALLLAVAVIANAFGNVSLAETLTGGVIDSLYFALLLGAGLTVIATWIQLLLKRPGVSRFRLARDHAGPAVQVLLNVLAVAAIVGWIVYTLDRFRVLSPVHASLSALLGYSWALGDLRLSLGHVLLFVLTVVIAFWLAKTVRLVLDGEVLSRMSLPHGVANSIASLSYYAVLMLGLVGALSAAGFKASQLTFVLGALGVGVGLGLQNVVNNFVSGLVLIFERPFQPGDVVEVGGTTGRVVDIGMRATRVATFDGANVVVPNGQLISQQLVNWTLRDRSRRLEVRIGVAYGSAPADVEAVLAEVAAATPGVVASPAPVVLFDGLGSVAMEFVVRAWTHEYEDAGTIRSALVGRLYDALLARGIGLAHAAATIYPPPPPASESA, from the coding sequence ATGAGTGTCGCCCTCCGCTTCGCCTGTGTACTGCTGGCGAGCCTCGCGCTGGCGCAGCCGCTCGCCGCGCGCGCGCCGTTGTTGGCCGGTGCCGCGGCGATCACCACGACCCCCGATCCGGCACCGATCGATCCCGCAGCCGCGGCCGCGACGGCCGCCGTCGATGTCGCCGACATTCCTGCGCAGGCCGATGTCGACCAGCGTCTGGCCGAACGCATCCAGGCCGCTGCCACCGAAGCGGGCGCCGCATCACCGGCCGATGCCTACGCGCGACGACTGGCGGTGATCGAGGCCTCGGTCGAAGACCCGTTCTGGCGCTTCACCTCCGCCGAAATGCGCACGCTGCCGATCCCGCGGCTCGAAAGCCTGTCGCGGCATTGGACCTTCCAGGCGCGGCGGCTCGCGCAGTGGCAGGACGATCTGCGCCAGAGCGCCTCGCATCAGGCCGGCGATGCCGCCGGTCTCGCCGCGCGCCGCGCCGCCTGGGAAACCACCGCGGCCGCCGGCCAGGAACTACCGGCCGCGTTGCGCCAGCGGGTGGACGAAGTCGTGATCGAACTCGCCCAGGCCGAGGCTGCGCTGTCGGATCCGCTGGCGCGCCTGATCGCGCTCGGACGTCGTGGCAACGCAGTCGACGCCGGCATCGCGACGGCGCGCAGTCGCGTGCGTGATGCGGTCGCCGCCTACGACGCCCGTCTGCTGCGCATCGACGCCCCACCGCTCTGGCGTTTGCACGCCGGCAACGTCGCGCCCACTGCCGATACCGGCGACGTGATCCGCAGCGGTCTCGAAATCGAATCGCGCTTCGCCGCCGAATATGCCCAGGGCGATGCGATCAGCGGGCTGCGCGCCTTGCAGACGCTGCTGCTCTGTTCGCTGCCACTACTGCTGTGGCTGGCCTGGCGCAGCCGCGCGCCGATCAAGACCGGGCAGGTCAGCCATACCGAGGCGACCGTGCTGTCGCGCCCGCTGTCGTGCTGGCTGCTGCTGGTGGTGATCGGCGTGTTCGTGTTCCAGCCCGACGCGCCGATGCTGACCCACCAGTTCGCGTTGCTGGCTGCGGTGGTGCCGGTGCTGCGCCTGCTGCCGGTGTCGCGGCGACGCCTGCTGGGCATGGCCCCGTATGTCGCCAGCGCGCTGTTTCTGCTGCTTCGGTTCGGCTTTGTATTCCTGTCGAGCGCAGTGGCGTATCGCCTCTACATCCTCGCGCTGGCCCTGCTCGGCCTGGCCGCGGCAGGCTGGCTGCTGTGGCGCGCGCACCGGCACGGCCATGTCGCCCACACCGGACGCACCGGCCAGGTGCTGCGCGCGTCGGTACACGTCGGCGCACTGCTGCTGGCGGTGGCGGTGATCGCGAATGCCTTCGGCAATGTGTCGCTGGCCGAAACCCTGACCGGCGGCGTGATCGACAGCCTGTACTTCGCGCTGCTGCTCGGCGCCGGCCTGACCGTCATCGCGACGTGGATCCAGCTGCTGCTCAAGCGTCCGGGCGTGTCGCGCTTCCGGCTGGCGCGCGACCACGCCGGCCCGGCGGTGCAGGTGCTGCTCAACGTGCTGGCGGTGGCGGCGATCGTCGGCTGGATCGTCTACACGCTCGACCGCTTCCGCGTGCTGTCGCCGGTACATGCCTCGCTGTCGGCGCTGCTGGGCTACAGCTGGGCGCTGGGCGATCTGCGCCTGAGCCTCGGCCACGTGCTGCTGTTCGTGCTCACCGTGGTGATCGCGTTCTGGCTGGCGAAGACGGTGCGGCTGGTGCTCGACGGTGAGGTGCTGTCGCGGATGTCGCTGCCGCACGGCGTCGCCAACAGCATCGCCTCGCTGAGCTATTACGCAGTGCTGATGCTGGGCCTGGTCGGCGCGCTGTCGGCGGCCGGCTTCAAGGCCAGCCAGCTGACCTTCGTGCTCGGCGCGCTGGGCGTCGGCGTGGGCCTGGGCCTGCAGAACGTGGTCAACAACTTCGTCTCCGGCCTGGTGCTGATCTTCGAGCGGCCGTTCCAGCCAGGCGACGTGGTCGAAGTGGGCGGCACCACCGGCCGCGTGGTCGACATCGGCATGCGCGCGACACGGGTCGCGACCTTCGATGGCGCCAATGTCGTCGTGCCCAACGGCCAGCTGATCTCGCAGCAGCTGGTCAACTGGACCTTGCGCGATCGCAGCCGCCGGCTGGAAGTCCGCATCGGCGTGGCCTACGGCAGCGCACCGGCCGACGTGGAAGCGGTGCTGGCGGAGGTCGCCGCCGCGACGCCTGGCGTGGTCGCGTCACCCGCGCCGGTGGTGCTGTTCGACGGCCTGGGCAGCGTGGCGATGGAGTTCGTCGTCCGCGCCTGGACCCACGAGTACGAGGACGCCGGCACGATCCGCAGCGCCCTCGTCGGCCGCCTCTACGACGCCCTGCTCGCGCGCGGCATCGGCCTGGCGCATGCGGCGGCGACGATCTATCCGCCGCCACCGCCGGCGTCCGAAAGCGCCTGA